Proteins from one Halovivax limisalsi genomic window:
- a CDS encoding heme-binding protein, which produces MERRTPPDTAEGWYVLHDFRTVDWNAWREAPDRRRERAIAEGVDYLRAAERVADAEEGASATAAILGHEADLLVVHLRPSLADLNVLERRFEQTAFATFTERSDSYVSVTEASGYAGASDYFDPDAEADPGMKRYIESRLYPDIPDADYLSFYPMDKRRDPEYNWYDMPFDERAEHMSSHGEIGKTYAGKVRQIISGSAGLDDHEWGVTLFGDDPADIKDLLYEMRFDPSSSKYAEFGRFRLGQRFDPANLRAFMAGESLTGEPDAGDGHPRAAGTGREHGGEANGHPTGGESGGHHDGARGDSPHGQDDSAHGHGGGDGHHHGGESGDPPGDVRSELDELGVYAGQPHGEDVRAVVLYSAADPDELFGEVDGLRTNFDHYDTHVKTAVYEPTEVASDDAETAVVSLWETESAAETAAGFLADLPEVVRQAGDDSADSWGTMGMFYAVKPERRADFVGTFADVGETLDGMDGHRKTDLLANREDENDMFIASRWDSREDAMEFFRSDDFAETVEYGRDILEERPRHVFLA; this is translated from the coding sequence ATGGAACGACGGACGCCACCCGACACCGCCGAAGGCTGGTACGTACTCCACGACTTCCGGACGGTCGACTGGAACGCCTGGCGCGAGGCCCCCGACCGGCGCCGCGAGCGAGCGATCGCCGAGGGCGTCGACTACCTGCGGGCGGCCGAGCGCGTCGCGGACGCCGAGGAGGGCGCCTCGGCGACCGCCGCGATCCTCGGCCACGAGGCCGATCTCCTCGTCGTGCACCTGCGCCCGTCGCTCGCCGACCTGAACGTCCTCGAACGCCGATTCGAGCAAACGGCGTTCGCGACGTTCACCGAGCGCAGCGACTCCTACGTCTCCGTCACCGAAGCCTCCGGCTACGCAGGCGCCAGCGACTACTTCGACCCCGACGCGGAGGCCGATCCCGGCATGAAACGGTACATCGAATCGCGGCTCTATCCCGACATCCCCGACGCGGACTACCTGAGCTTCTACCCGATGGACAAGCGGCGCGATCCAGAGTACAACTGGTACGACATGCCGTTCGACGAACGGGCCGAACACATGTCCAGTCACGGCGAAATCGGCAAGACCTACGCCGGCAAGGTCCGACAGATCATCTCCGGCAGCGCCGGCCTCGACGACCACGAGTGGGGCGTCACGCTCTTCGGCGACGACCCGGCCGACATCAAGGACCTGCTCTACGAGATGCGCTTCGACCCGTCCAGTTCGAAGTACGCCGAGTTCGGCCGGTTCCGCCTCGGTCAGCGCTTCGACCCGGCGAACCTCCGCGCGTTCATGGCCGGCGAATCGCTGACCGGCGAACCGGACGCCGGCGACGGGCACCCACGCGCGGCCGGAACCGGACGCGAACACGGCGGCGAGGCGAACGGCCACCCGACCGGTGGCGAGTCGGGCGGCCACCACGACGGCGCTCGCGGCGATTCGCCGCACGGGCAGGACGACTCGGCCCACGGACACGGTGGCGGTGACGGCCATCACCACGGGGGCGAGTCCGGGGACCCGCCCGGCGACGTCCGGAGCGAACTCGACGAGCTCGGCGTCTACGCCGGCCAGCCCCACGGCGAGGACGTCCGCGCGGTCGTCCTCTACTCCGCGGCCGATCCCGACGAACTCTTCGGGGAGGTCGACGGGCTCCGGACGAACTTCGACCACTACGACACGCACGTGAAGACGGCGGTGTACGAACCCACGGAGGTCGCGAGCGACGACGCCGAGACCGCCGTCGTCAGCCTCTGGGAGACCGAGAGCGCGGCGGAGACGGCGGCCGGGTTCCTCGCGGACCTGCCGGAGGTCGTCAGGCAAGCAGGAGACGATTCAGCGGATTCCTGGGGGACGATGGGGATGTTCTACGCCGTCAAACCCGAGCGCAGAGCCGACTTCGTCGGCACCTTCGCCGACGTCGGCGAGACCCTGGACGGGATGGACGGCCACCGCAAGACCGACCTGCTCGCGAACCGCGAGGACGAGAACGACATGTTCATCGCCAGCCGCTGGGACTCCCGCGAGGACGCGATGGAGTTCTTCCGGAGCGACGACTTCGCCGAAACCGTCGAGTACGGCCGGGACATCCTCGAAGAGCGGCCGCGGCACGTCTTTCTGGCCTGA
- a CDS encoding peroxidase-related enzyme (This protein belongs to a clade of uncharacterized proteins related to peroxidases such as the alkylhydroperoxidase AhpD.) translates to MVELADDAMENFPVPDVEALPEDLRDRIEDETERAGFTPNVFAGFAYKPSHFRAFFAYHDAIVDDAALERAEIEMLIVAVSGVNHCYYCNVAHGALVRIYAEDPLLADQLVANYRTADISDQHKAMLDVAVKLTERPAEVTREDLDRLREVGFSEEEIWDIGAVTALFNLSNRMAMFADMRPNEEFHTLGRKQD, encoded by the coding sequence ATGGTCGAACTCGCGGACGACGCGATGGAGAACTTCCCGGTCCCGGACGTCGAAGCCCTGCCCGAGGACCTGCGAGACCGAATCGAGGACGAGACCGAGCGCGCCGGCTTCACCCCGAACGTCTTCGCCGGCTTCGCGTACAAACCCTCGCACTTCCGGGCGTTCTTCGCGTATCACGACGCGATCGTCGACGACGCGGCCCTCGAACGAGCGGAGATCGAGATGCTGATCGTCGCCGTCTCGGGCGTCAACCACTGCTACTACTGCAACGTCGCCCACGGCGCGCTCGTTCGCATCTACGCCGAGGACCCGCTGCTGGCCGACCAGCTGGTCGCGAACTACCGGACGGCCGATATCAGCGATCAACACAAGGCGATGCTGGACGTCGCCGTGAAACTCACCGAGCGCCCGGCCGAGGTCACCCGCGAGGACCTCGACCGGCTCCGGGAGGTCGGCTTCAGCGAGGAGGAAATCTGGGACATCGGCGCCGTGACGGCGCTGTTTAACCTCTCGAATCGGATGGCCATGTTCGCCGACATGCGCCCGAACGAGGAGTTTCACACGCTGGGGCGAAAGCAGGACTGA
- a CDS encoding DUF6757 family protein, translating to MHCHYCDRSAAFTAESGGITVGLCERHFKERLEELADADGLEALKERVDVDRTE from the coding sequence ATGCACTGTCACTACTGCGATCGATCGGCCGCGTTCACCGCCGAGTCCGGCGGGATCACGGTCGGTCTCTGCGAGCGCCACTTCAAGGAGCGCCTGGAGGAGCTCGCCGACGCGGACGGACTGGAAGCGCTGAAAGAGCGCGTCGACGTCGACCGAACCGAGTAA
- a CDS encoding PHP domain-containing protein: protein MRVTETGPYADLHVHTTRSDGSLDPAAVADAARTAGLSVVAITDHDAVAPFSGIRTDRSGDRPITVVSGIELRVETATGARIDLLGYGVDHTDALLEALDGIQANRRERGRAMSERVESRLDIDLDVDPGRGFGRPHIARAIDASPATDLDYGDAFDELIGDDGPCYVPREIPSFDRGRDLLADACDLVSLAHPLRYRDPGDALALARNVDAVERAYPYGDAVDLSPVDRAIEEHGLAVTGGSDAHDDRLGRAGLDRADWTSLPIED from the coding sequence TTGCGTGTGACTGAAACTGGTCCGTACGCGGATCTGCACGTCCATACCACGCGATCGGACGGGTCGCTGGATCCGGCGGCCGTGGCCGATGCGGCCAGGACGGCGGGCCTCTCGGTGGTGGCGATCACGGATCACGACGCCGTCGCGCCGTTTTCGGGGATCCGGACGGACCGGTCGGGCGATCGACCGATCACGGTCGTGAGCGGGATCGAACTCAGGGTCGAGACGGCGACCGGCGCGCGAATCGATCTGCTCGGCTACGGCGTCGACCACACGGACGCGCTTCTGGAGGCCCTCGACGGGATCCAGGCGAACCGACGGGAACGGGGACGTGCGATGAGCGAGCGAGTCGAATCCCGCCTCGATATCGACCTCGACGTCGATCCGGGGCGCGGTTTCGGCCGGCCCCACATCGCCCGCGCGATCGACGCCAGCCCGGCGACCGACCTCGACTACGGGGATGCGTTCGACGAACTGATCGGCGACGACGGGCCGTGTTACGTCCCGCGGGAGATCCCCTCGTTCGACCGCGGCCGGGACCTGCTCGCCGACGCCTGCGACCTCGTTTCGCTCGCCCACCCGCTCAGATATCGCGATCCGGGCGACGCCCTCGCGCTCGCGAGAAACGTCGACGCCGTCGAACGAGCGTACCCGTACGGCGACGCCGTCGATCTCTCGCCGGTCGATCGAGCGATCGAGGAACACGGGCTGGCCGTCACCGGCGGGAGCGACGCCCACGACGATCGACTCGGACGTGCAGGGCTGGATCGAGCGGACTGGACGTCGCTCCCGATCGAGGACTGA
- a CDS encoding DUF5789 family protein — protein MPTAGTVRFTDDIEYPITSAALVDAYGNRSIDLPNGTETVGEVLDRVAPETFETAEEVELTLQSALSRKAIGRYGYSDRDPTPPGSPYSPATLSF, from the coding sequence ATGCCCACAGCCGGCACCGTCAGATTCACGGACGATATCGAGTACCCGATCACGTCGGCGGCCCTGGTCGACGCGTACGGAAATCGGTCGATCGACCTCCCGAACGGCACCGAGACCGTCGGCGAGGTGCTCGACCGCGTCGCACCCGAGACGTTCGAGACGGCAGAGGAAGTCGAACTCACGCTGCAGAGCGCGCTGAGTCGGAAAGCCATCGGCCGCTACGGGTACAGCGACCGCGATCCGACGCCGCCGGGAAGTCCCTACAGCCCCGCCACCCTCTCCTTCTGA
- a CDS encoding DUF5784 family protein produces MARPLRFRHSPEAWSEGRVERQLLSSLQDNIGAEAVSPRFEAGGGWTTHRFEMDNGDVALFARRDDEAYWMGNTETPKALWRTEKYGWREVPYHVARWAQRELLATLHEEDPWLADYPHLSWFFLPVFMSKDGRDSTRAFFRDHAGGFPDVDRETALQFFEDLLHRGTLDPYRHTMSGKLGTSETVDRVRMSAAMAEFVAADLLTTAGYDVTPEIEVTTGHSLDFRAEDDATNVLVEVTRPQPPATRAANGPVAAIRDTAQTKTDGQLAAHGGGAVLFVDCSSFPDDAWRAVRDERPDVRHRPAVVYRVRPMSREADPKEASDRESGERRRPASRIEGYRKGSVPLDLDVAIEYVD; encoded by the coding sequence GTGGCCCGTCCGCTCAGATTTCGACACTCGCCCGAGGCCTGGAGCGAGGGGCGCGTCGAACGCCAGCTTTTGTCGTCCTTGCAGGACAACATCGGTGCCGAGGCCGTTTCCCCGCGATTCGAGGCGGGCGGCGGCTGGACGACCCACCGCTTCGAGATGGACAACGGCGACGTCGCCCTCTTCGCGCGCCGGGACGACGAGGCCTACTGGATGGGAAACACGGAGACGCCGAAGGCGCTCTGGCGGACGGAGAAGTACGGCTGGCGCGAGGTCCCCTACCACGTCGCTCGCTGGGCCCAGCGGGAGTTGCTCGCGACGCTGCACGAGGAGGATCCATGGCTGGCCGACTATCCGCACCTCTCGTGGTTTTTCCTGCCGGTCTTCATGTCGAAGGACGGTCGCGACTCGACGCGGGCGTTCTTCCGCGATCACGCGGGCGGCTTTCCGGACGTCGACCGCGAGACGGCGCTGCAATTTTTCGAAGACCTCCTGCACCGCGGGACGCTCGACCCCTACCGGCACACGATGTCGGGCAAACTCGGGACGAGCGAGACGGTCGACCGGGTCCGAATGAGCGCCGCGATGGCCGAGTTCGTCGCGGCGGACCTCCTCACGACGGCCGGCTACGACGTCACGCCGGAGATCGAAGTGACGACCGGTCACTCGCTCGATTTCAGGGCCGAGGACGACGCGACGAACGTCCTCGTGGAGGTGACGCGCCCGCAACCGCCCGCGACGCGAGCGGCGAACGGCCCGGTCGCTGCGATCCGGGATACGGCACAGACGAAGACCGACGGCCAGCTCGCCGCCCACGGCGGCGGGGCGGTCCTCTTCGTGGACTGTTCGTCGTTCCCGGACGACGCCTGGCGGGCCGTTCGCGACGAGCGGCCCGACGTCAGACACCGCCCCGCGGTCGTCTATCGCGTTCGACCCATGAGCCGCGAGGCCGATCCCAAAGAGGCCTCGGATCGAGAGAGCGGGGAGCGTCGACGACCCGCGAGCCGCATCGAGGGCTATCGGAAGGGGTCCGTTCCGCTCGATCTGGACGTAGCGATCGAGTACGTCGACTGA
- a CDS encoding DUF5786 family protein gives MSMGAYDEDEHERREKQASTVDADFDDERTIYHGQVEYDSGESTEALLNQFEEIKSN, from the coding sequence ATGTCAATGGGTGCCTATGACGAGGACGAGCACGAGCGCCGTGAAAAGCAGGCCTCGACCGTGGACGCGGACTTCGACGACGAGCGAACCATCTACCACGGACAGGTGGAGTACGATTCCGGCGAGTCGACCGAAGCTCTGCTGAACCAGTTCGAGGAGATCAAATCGAACTGA
- a CDS encoding YkgJ family cysteine cluster protein, giving the protein MELRCRGCAGCCLDWRPLVGADGRVGEPESGDGRVADVADPAGGASEFEDPNRGPFPSLDDVYNLVPLERDEVRAFVDDGLGDVLAPRLWAAGPDDPRVEVGDHRVAAVAGRPAFFVGLRKPPKPVAPFGREEPTWLPTCTFLDPETLQCRIHEDERYPAECGAYPAHNLALSRQTECERVEDATGEPRLLSVGDDDPTPPDDRLLLGPQAIGGKVFCHPDPSEIEGAVDRLARGEATAADRAAFVAVAAASSPGMVEISDRHYEEALERTIEASSWAGRAIEEWERLAEDAPADPSLAERVETARGAPETPGWEDLAGDPSG; this is encoded by the coding sequence ATGGAGCTACGGTGTCGCGGCTGTGCTGGGTGCTGCCTCGACTGGCGGCCGCTGGTCGGCGCCGACGGGCGGGTCGGCGAGCCGGAGTCGGGCGACGGACGTGTCGCCGACGTGGCGGACCCGGCCGGCGGAGCGAGCGAGTTCGAGGATCCCAACCGCGGTCCGTTCCCATCCCTCGACGACGTCTACAACCTCGTCCCGCTGGAGCGCGACGAAGTGCGGGCGTTCGTCGACGACGGGCTGGGCGACGTCCTGGCGCCGCGGCTCTGGGCGGCCGGGCCGGACGATCCCCGCGTCGAGGTCGGCGACCACCGGGTCGCGGCGGTCGCGGGCCGCCCCGCGTTCTTCGTGGGCCTTCGAAAACCGCCGAAGCCGGTGGCGCCGTTCGGTCGCGAGGAGCCGACCTGGTTGCCGACGTGTACCTTCCTCGATCCGGAGACCTTGCAGTGTCGCATCCACGAGGACGAGCGCTACCCGGCAGAGTGCGGCGCGTACCCGGCGCACAACCTGGCGCTCTCCCGCCAAACGGAGTGCGAGCGCGTCGAAGACGCGACGGGCGAACCCCGGTTACTGTCCGTCGGCGACGACGATCCGACCCCGCCGGACGATCGCCTCCTGCTCGGCCCGCAGGCGATCGGCGGCAAGGTGTTCTGCCACCCCGATCCGTCCGAGATCGAGGGGGCGGTCGACCGACTCGCCCGCGGCGAGGCGACCGCCGCGGATCGCGCCGCGTTCGTCGCCGTGGCCGCCGCGTCGAGTCCCGGGATGGTCGAAATCTCCGATCGCCACTACGAGGAGGCCCTCGAGCGAACTATCGAGGCCTCCTCCTGGGCCGGGCGGGCGATCGAGGAGTGGGAGCGGCTGGCCGAGGACGCGCCGGCGGATCCGTCGCTCGCCGAACGAGTCGAAACTGCCCGCGGAGCGCCCGAGACGCCGGGGTGGGAGGATCTGGCCGGTGACCCGTCCGGGTGA
- a CDS encoding DUF7561 family protein has protein sequence MTRTACDGCDRQIVPAGSIVTLQGLDERRATGGTGLTLELTGGTTHELCYPCIRLLPEEPTEADVAALSERDLEHADRPVEEDPAAPE, from the coding sequence GTGACTCGAACCGCGTGCGACGGCTGTGACCGCCAGATCGTCCCCGCCGGGTCGATCGTCACCCTTCAGGGGCTCGACGAGCGCCGCGCGACCGGCGGCACCGGGCTGACGCTCGAACTCACCGGCGGGACGACGCACGAGCTGTGTTACCCGTGTATCCGACTCCTGCCCGAGGAACCGACCGAGGCCGACGTCGCGGCCCTCTCCGAGCGCGACCTCGAACACGCGGACCGACCGGTCGAGGAGGACCCGGCCGCCCCCGAGTGA